A single window of Rhizobium sp. SL42 DNA harbors:
- a CDS encoding ferredoxin--NADP reductase has product MNALVKTDNAEMIVPDGVYAETVLSVTHYTDHLFRFRMTRPAGFRFRSGEFAMIGLMVEGKPIYRAYSIASPSWDEELEFFSIKVQDGPLTQHLQRIQPGDKVLMRKKSTGTLVLDALTPGKRLYMFSTGTGIAPFASLIRDPETYEKFEEVVLTHTCRDVAELKYGFDLVEEIRNHEFLAELVGDKLKHYATVTRENYPFMGRITDLMENGKMFADLGVPALDPTIDRGMICGSTAMLKDTKAILEKAGLTEGANNKPAEFVIERAFVG; this is encoded by the coding sequence ATGAATGCTCTTGTGAAGACCGACAATGCCGAAATGATCGTGCCCGACGGCGTCTATGCCGAAACGGTGCTGAGCGTGACGCATTATACCGATCATCTGTTCCGCTTCCGGATGACCCGTCCGGCAGGCTTCCGTTTTCGTTCGGGCGAATTCGCCATGATCGGCCTGATGGTTGAGGGAAAGCCGATCTACCGGGCTTACTCCATTGCCAGCCCGTCCTGGGATGAAGAACTCGAATTCTTCTCGATCAAGGTACAGGACGGTCCGCTGACCCAGCACCTGCAGCGAATCCAGCCGGGTGACAAGGTTCTGATGCGCAAGAAGTCGACCGGCACCCTGGTGCTCGACGCGCTGACGCCGGGCAAGCGGCTTTATATGTTTTCGACCGGTACCGGGATTGCACCATTCGCCAGCCTGATCCGAGACCCGGAAACCTATGAAAAATTCGAGGAAGTCGTCCTCACCCACACCTGCCGCGATGTGGCCGAACTGAAATACGGTTTCGATCTGGTCGAGGAAATCAGGAATCATGAATTCCTGGCGGAACTCGTCGGCGATAAGTTGAAGCACTATGCGACAGTGACGCGCGAAAACTATCCGTTCATGGGCCGTATCACCGACCTGATGGAGAACGGCAAGATGTTTGCCGACCTTGGCGTGCCGGCGCTTGACCCGACGATCGACCGCGGCATGATCTGCGGGTCGACCGCCATGCTGAAGGACACCAAGGCGATCCTGGAAAAGGCGGGCCTGACCGAAGGCGCCAACAACAAGCCGGCCGAATTCGTCATCGAGCGCGCCTTCGTCGGCTGA
- a CDS encoding GntR family transcriptional regulator — MQNKSPSQSHLAYLELERQIVMLRLKPGATVSERELIEASGFGRTPVREAIQKLEWQGLIVVRPRVGLQISEIKPYDHRAIMAVRVRLEPYAVRLAAESANIEVKSALADCATAMTAAAAEGDFDAFLRADKAFDVLIESACPNCFLTTALAPLQTHSRRLWYSTATAEKMDRSVAMHVAVIHAIQQDKSVEAERATANLIGYLSEN, encoded by the coding sequence ATGCAGAACAAAAGCCCCTCGCAAAGCCACCTCGCCTATCTGGAGCTTGAACGGCAGATCGTCATGCTAAGGCTCAAGCCGGGTGCCACGGTCAGCGAAAGGGAACTGATTGAAGCCTCGGGTTTCGGGCGAACTCCCGTTAGGGAAGCGATTCAAAAGCTTGAGTGGCAGGGGTTGATCGTGGTTCGTCCGCGTGTCGGACTGCAGATCTCCGAGATCAAACCCTATGATCATCGGGCGATCATGGCCGTTCGCGTACGCCTCGAACCATATGCCGTGCGTCTTGCAGCCGAATCCGCCAATATCGAGGTCAAGTCCGCCCTTGCCGACTGCGCCACCGCCATGACGGCCGCGGCCGCCGAGGGCGACTTTGATGCCTTCCTCCGGGCCGACAAGGCATTTGACGTGCTGATCGAAAGCGCCTGCCCGAACTGTTTTCTGACCACCGCGCTTGCGCCGCTGCAGACCCATTCGAGGCGGCTGTGGTACAGCACGGCGACCGCGGAGAAGATGGATCGATCGGTGGCGATGCATGTCGCGGTGATCCACGCCATCCAGCAGGATAAAAGCGTCGAGGCTGAACGCGCCACGGCCAATCTGATCGGCTACCTCAGCGAAAACTGA
- a CDS encoding ABC transporter permease has protein sequence MFTETIKLALRAITRNLLRSFLTVLGVVIGVAAVIAMVTIGNGTTAQVTSEISKLGTNLLFVRPGQFGPGRASADAKKFSERDVEAIRDQVSGLRAVAGVNQSSQTVIFGGESRATTIIGTVGDYLVAQDWTLATGRTFLASEERGGQAVCLVGETVRSKLFGSTPALEQTIRVDNVACQIIGTLSKKGQSGMGSDQDDVVMMPLKVFQRRIGGSQDVSSIMLSAENGVSTSKVQASVELLLRERRKIVSGREDDFSVNDMTQMAATLTGTTTLMTGLLGAVAAVSLLVGGIGIMNIMLVSVTERTREIGIRLAIGAVESQVLMQFLVEAVTLSVFGGVVGIALGLTIAYTAVSLMSVPFVASPSIVLLAFAFSAIIGMVFGYFPARRAAQLNPIEALRHE, from the coding sequence ATGTTCACTGAGACGATCAAGCTTGCGCTTCGCGCCATCACCCGCAACCTGCTGCGATCGTTCCTGACCGTGCTCGGGGTCGTGATCGGTGTTGCAGCCGTCATCGCCATGGTGACCATCGGCAATGGCACGACGGCGCAGGTGACGTCTGAGATCTCCAAGCTCGGGACCAATCTCCTGTTTGTCCGCCCCGGCCAGTTCGGTCCCGGCCGTGCCAGCGCCGATGCCAAGAAATTCTCCGAACGCGACGTCGAAGCGATCCGCGACCAGGTCAGCGGATTGCGGGCTGTCGCCGGCGTCAATCAATCCAGCCAGACGGTGATCTTCGGCGGCGAAAGCCGGGCAACAACGATCATCGGCACGGTTGGCGACTATCTCGTCGCACAGGACTGGACGCTGGCGACCGGCAGAACCTTCCTTGCCTCGGAAGAACGTGGCGGACAGGCCGTCTGCCTTGTCGGCGAGACGGTACGCTCCAAACTGTTCGGCTCAACGCCGGCGCTCGAGCAGACGATCCGCGTCGACAATGTCGCCTGCCAGATCATCGGGACACTGTCGAAAAAAGGCCAGAGCGGCATGGGTAGCGACCAGGACGACGTGGTCATGATGCCGCTCAAGGTGTTCCAGCGGCGAATCGGCGGATCGCAAGACGTGTCCAGCATCATGTTGTCGGCAGAAAACGGCGTCTCCACCTCCAAGGTCCAGGCCAGCGTCGAATTGTTGCTGAGGGAGCGTCGCAAGATCGTTTCCGGCCGCGAAGACGATTTCAGCGTCAACGACATGACGCAGATGGCCGCGACGCTGACCGGAACGACAACATTGATGACCGGCCTGCTCGGAGCCGTGGCAGCCGTGTCACTGCTGGTCGGTGGTATCGGCATCATGAATATCATGCTGGTTTCGGTTACCGAACGGACGCGCGAGATCGGCATCCGCCTGGCGATCGGCGCCGTGGAAAGCCAGGTGCTGATGCAGTTTCTCGTCGAAGCGGTGACGCTCTCCGTGTTTGGCGGCGTGGTGGGTATCGCGCTGGGGCTGACGATTGCCTATACGGCCGTCAGTCTGATGTCTGTCCCGTTTGTCGCCAGCCCGTCCATCGTGCTGTTGGCCTTCGCCTTCTCGGCAATCATCGGCATGGTCTTCGGCTATTTCCCCGCCAGACGTGCAGCACAGTTGAACCCGATCGAGGCATTGCGGCACGAATAG
- a CDS encoding ABC transporter ATP-binding protein, which translates to MAPAPLIHFRQISKLYGRGEATIRALDSLDLTIETHEFVAIMGPSGSGKSTAMNILGFLDVPTSGNYLFQGLETTGFDRSQYTLLRRHMLGFVFQGFNLLARTSAVENVELPLIYRGMDARERRKLALEALAQVGLAGRENHTTQELSGGQQQRVAIARAIVTKPAILLADEPTGNLDTRTSREIMDLITSLNRDRGITVIMVTHEDDIAAYAKRTLRFLDGHLQSDSKTTEVADDVH; encoded by the coding sequence ATGGCCCCAGCTCCCCTGATTCATTTTCGCCAGATTTCCAAGCTTTATGGGCGTGGCGAAGCAACCATCCGCGCCCTGGACAGTCTCGACTTGACCATCGAGACACATGAATTCGTCGCCATCATGGGGCCTTCGGGCTCTGGAAAGTCCACCGCGATGAACATTCTCGGCTTTCTCGACGTACCAACCTCGGGGAACTATCTGTTCCAGGGGCTGGAAACGACCGGGTTCGACCGATCGCAATACACCTTGCTACGCCGGCACATGCTCGGCTTCGTCTTCCAGGGATTCAACCTGCTGGCGCGTACCTCGGCTGTGGAAAATGTGGAATTGCCGCTGATCTATCGTGGCATGGATGCGCGGGAGAGGCGCAAGCTGGCGCTCGAGGCGCTGGCGCAGGTCGGCCTTGCCGGCCGCGAGAACCACACCACGCAGGAATTGTCCGGCGGACAGCAGCAACGCGTCGCGATCGCACGCGCCATTGTCACCAAACCGGCAATCCTTCTGGCAGATGAACCCACCGGCAATCTCGACACCCGTACCAGTCGCGAAATCATGGACCTGATCACGTCGCTGAACCGGGATCGTGGGATCACAGTGATCATGGTCACGCATGAGGATGATATCGCGGCCTATGCCAAGCGCACCCTGCGCTTCCTCGACGGGCATCTGCAGTCCGACAGCAAGACAACGGAGGTGGCGGACGATGTTCACTGA
- a CDS encoding efflux RND transporter periplasmic adaptor subunit has protein sequence MTTDTDSSSKEPGLNADELKALIGAPRGKKPRWVLRIVTLMLVAGTAYGIYALTTRTASYTYATAEVKKGDLTVMVTATGSVEPTVQVDVSSEQSGTIREVLVAENTQVTKGEVLARLDTAKLTAELKGSEAALAAAKASVSKAEADRLSAKASLDRLKALVTSRVSSQQDLDSALFSYEAAVATKASAEANVLSAEATLEQSKLSLSKATIVSPIDGIVLARDVDPGATVAASLEAPTLFTLAGDLREMELQVSIDEADVGQVAVGQKATFTVDAFPDQRFPAEITSVRYASETVNDVVTYKGILSVRNEDMVLRQGMTATADIVVKAISGSLLVPNAALRYSPPAVATRSGGGSGIFSLFRPPRMGSLTTAQPTGSERTVWVLRNGVPAAVNVEIGASDGQNTVLVKGDITEGDQLVTDSTEKKG, from the coding sequence GTGACGACAGACACAGACAGCAGTTCCAAAGAACCCGGCCTGAACGCAGATGAGCTGAAGGCACTGATCGGTGCACCGCGGGGAAAGAAACCTCGCTGGGTCCTCAGGATCGTGACACTGATGCTTGTCGCCGGCACTGCCTATGGCATCTATGCGCTGACGACGCGCACGGCGTCCTATACCTATGCCACGGCCGAAGTGAAAAAGGGCGATCTCACCGTCATGGTCACCGCCACGGGTTCGGTCGAGCCGACGGTACAGGTTGACGTATCGAGCGAGCAGTCGGGCACCATCCGCGAGGTGTTGGTCGCGGAAAACACCCAGGTGACCAAGGGCGAAGTGCTGGCACGGCTCGATACCGCAAAGCTGACCGCGGAACTGAAAGGCTCGGAAGCAGCGCTTGCGGCTGCAAAAGCCAGTGTTTCCAAGGCCGAAGCCGACCGGCTGTCTGCCAAGGCAAGCCTCGACCGGTTGAAGGCGCTGGTGACCAGCCGCGTATCGAGCCAGCAGGATCTCGATTCGGCGCTCTTCAGCTATGAGGCCGCGGTGGCGACCAAGGCGAGCGCGGAAGCCAATGTTCTGTCCGCCGAAGCCACGCTCGAGCAGTCGAAGCTTTCGCTGAGCAAGGCGACCATCGTCTCGCCGATCGACGGTATCGTTCTCGCACGGGACGTCGATCCCGGCGCGACCGTCGCGGCCTCACTCGAAGCCCCGACCCTTTTCACGCTGGCTGGCGATCTCAGGGAGATGGAGCTGCAGGTGTCGATCGATGAGGCGGATGTCGGCCAGGTGGCCGTCGGACAAAAGGCGACATTCACCGTCGATGCCTTTCCCGATCAACGATTTCCGGCGGAAATCACCTCGGTCCGCTACGCTTCGGAGACCGTCAATGATGTGGTGACCTACAAGGGCATCCTGTCGGTGCGCAATGAAGACATGGTGCTGCGCCAGGGCATGACCGCGACGGCCGATATCGTGGTGAAGGCGATTTCCGGATCGCTGCTCGTTCCCAACGCGGCCCTGCGCTATTCGCCGCCGGCTGTCGCCACCCGCTCAGGCGGCGGCAGCGGCATATTCAGCCTTTTCCGCCCACCGCGCATGGGGTCGCTAACCACGGCCCAACCAACGGGCAGCGAACGTACGGTCTGGGTCCTGCGCAATGGCGTGCCTGCCGCCGTCAATGTCGAGATCGGCGCAAGCGATGGTCAAAACACCGTGCTGGTGAAAGGCGATATAACCGAAGGCGATCAACTGGTGACCGATTCCACCGAAAAGAAGGGCTGA
- a CDS encoding cytochrome c biogenesis CcdA family protein: protein MSIAEISFVSALLAGALSFLSPCVLPLVPPYLCYMAGISVDQFRAGEETQNAAARRTVFLTSLVFTLGFATVFVALGAGASTIGGLLRQHLDLLAKIGGAIIIIMGLNFLGVFRLGFLSSEMRFAGGGKPATLSGAYVMGLAFAFGWTPCIGPVLGAILGVAASKQTVGDGALLLAIYSLGLAVPFWIAAGFSGAFMRFLARFRRHLGLVEKAMGGLLVATGLAFIFGYISDMAIWFQQTFPILSQIG from the coding sequence GTGTCGATCGCCGAGATTTCTTTCGTCAGCGCGCTTCTGGCGGGAGCTCTGTCCTTTCTTTCGCCCTGCGTTCTGCCTCTGGTGCCGCCCTATCTCTGTTATATGGCCGGTATTTCCGTCGATCAGTTCCGGGCCGGCGAAGAGACGCAGAATGCCGCCGCCCGCCGGACCGTTTTCCTGACGTCGCTCGTCTTCACGCTTGGTTTTGCGACCGTCTTCGTCGCTCTCGGGGCAGGCGCCTCGACAATTGGCGGCCTGTTGCGCCAGCACCTCGACCTGCTCGCCAAGATCGGCGGCGCGATCATCATCATCATGGGGCTGAATTTCCTCGGCGTTTTCCGCCTTGGCTTCCTGTCGTCGGAAATGCGATTCGCCGGCGGCGGCAAGCCGGCAACGCTGTCGGGCGCCTATGTCATGGGCCTTGCCTTTGCCTTCGGCTGGACGCCGTGCATTGGTCCGGTTCTCGGGGCTATCCTCGGCGTGGCCGCCTCCAAGCAGACGGTTGGCGACGGCGCGCTGCTGCTTGCCATCTATTCCCTCGGTCTCGCGGTGCCGTTCTGGATTGCAGCGGGTTTCTCCGGTGCCTTCATGCGTTTCCTGGCCCGGTTCCGCCGCCATCTCGGCCTTGTGGAGAAGGCCATGGGTGGATTGCTGGTGGCGACCGGTCTTGCCTTCATCTTCGGCTACATCTCCGACATGGCGATCTGGTTCCAGCAGACCTTTCCAATCCTGTCGCAAATCGGCTAA
- a CDS encoding AEC family transporter, translated as MADIVALVLPFFGLILIGYVSGRIADHSAGALGWLNFFVIYVTLPALFFKLVSRTPIEELTRVDFIAAALASTYTIFLLVFAIGRYIRGNTIAECTVQALAGCYGNIGYMGPGLALLAFGEKAAVPVALVFCFENAAHFIAAPALMAFAGGDRRPPLQLALDVARKIATHPFIIATLIGFLAAAFAFEPPVALQRLIDYLAQAAAPCALFAMGVTLALRPLKRIPVEIGYIVPIKLVLHPILVYIVLSFVGNFDPLWLYTAILLASLPTATNVFVIGQQYGIWQERASATILITTVISVFSVSSLLFAIKSGVLPPDLFP; from the coding sequence ATGGCTGACATTGTCGCGCTGGTGCTGCCGTTTTTCGGGCTGATCCTGATCGGCTACGTTTCCGGCAGGATTGCCGACCACTCCGCCGGTGCGCTCGGCTGGCTGAATTTTTTCGTGATCTATGTCACATTGCCGGCACTGTTCTTCAAGCTGGTCTCGCGCACGCCCATCGAAGAACTGACACGCGTTGATTTCATCGCCGCGGCGCTGGCCTCGACCTATACGATTTTCCTGCTGGTCTTTGCCATAGGCCGATATATCCGCGGCAATACGATCGCCGAATGCACCGTGCAGGCGCTAGCCGGGTGTTATGGCAATATCGGCTACATGGGCCCCGGCCTCGCTCTGCTTGCCTTTGGCGAGAAGGCCGCCGTTCCGGTGGCACTGGTCTTCTGCTTCGAAAATGCAGCGCATTTCATCGCGGCCCCGGCGCTGATGGCCTTTGCCGGCGGCGACCGACGCCCACCCTTGCAACTGGCGCTGGACGTGGCGCGCAAGATCGCCACGCATCCCTTCATCATCGCCACGCTGATCGGCTTTCTTGCCGCGGCCTTCGCCTTTGAACCGCCCGTCGCGCTACAGCGCCTGATCGACTATCTGGCGCAGGCGGCTGCGCCCTGTGCGCTCTTTGCCATGGGCGTCACCTTGGCGCTGCGGCCGCTCAAGCGCATCCCGGTCGAGATCGGCTATATCGTGCCAATCAAGCTCGTGCTGCATCCGATTCTGGTCTATATCGTCTTGAGCTTCGTCGGTAATTTCGACCCGCTTTGGCTCTATACGGCGATCCTGCTTGCCTCGCTGCCGACCGCTACCAATGTCTTCGTCATCGGCCAGCAATATGGCATCTGGCAGGAGCGTGCCTCGGCGACAATCCTGATCACCACGGTCATCTCGGTATTTTCCGTGTCCTCGCTGCTGTTTGCCATCAAGAGCGGCGTCTTACCGCCGGATCTTTTCCCGTAA
- a CDS encoding UbiH/UbiF family hydroxylase codes for MKHYDIAIIGAGPAGQISAIAMARGGRRVALIGPQPDGSDRRTTALMHQSLEMMERLGLWNELRTKAAALSTMQIIDGTKRLLRAPTVAFRSAEIDLPAFGFNIPNAALVTALSQAVATEPLIERFSVAAGSIEIAEDLVTIRLPNDEILTADFVIGADGRQSKTRDSAGVGVKTWSYPQTAVVLNFAHTLPHQNTSTEFHTESGPFTQVPLPGMRSSLVWVVAPAEAERLIELDPARLSGEVESRMQSLLGKVTVEDGVQAWPLSGMTANHYGRGRAAFIGEAGHAFPPIGAQGLNLSLRDIAALEDILIDRRGDQITSSAGDRFDRKRRLDISSRTVSVDLLNRSLLSGLLPVQMMRAAGLQVLASFAPLRNLVMQEGVAPGRGLKSLPQVLREKIRR; via the coding sequence ATGAAGCACTACGATATCGCCATCATCGGTGCCGGCCCCGCCGGCCAGATTTCAGCCATCGCCATGGCACGCGGCGGTCGGCGCGTGGCGCTGATCGGCCCGCAGCCGGATGGTTCCGACCGGCGCACCACCGCCCTGATGCATCAATCGCTGGAAATGATGGAGCGGCTCGGCCTCTGGAACGAGTTGCGAACCAAAGCGGCAGCACTGTCGACGATGCAGATCATCGACGGGACAAAACGGCTGCTGCGCGCACCGACGGTTGCCTTTCGCAGCGCCGAAATCGACCTGCCGGCCTTCGGCTTCAACATTCCGAATGCCGCGCTGGTTACCGCGCTTTCGCAGGCCGTCGCGACGGAACCATTGATCGAGCGCTTTTCGGTTGCTGCCGGTTCGATCGAGATTGCTGAGGACCTTGTCACCATCCGGCTCCCGAACGACGAGATCCTCACGGCGGACTTCGTCATCGGCGCCGATGGACGTCAATCAAAAACCCGCGACAGCGCGGGTGTCGGGGTGAAGACCTGGTCCTATCCCCAGACAGCGGTGGTGCTGAATTTCGCCCATACGCTGCCGCACCAGAATACCTCGACGGAATTCCACACGGAATCGGGTCCGTTTACCCAAGTCCCCCTGCCCGGCATGCGCTCCAGCCTAGTCTGGGTTGTTGCACCTGCAGAAGCTGAACGACTGATCGAACTCGATCCGGCACGTCTGTCGGGCGAGGTGGAAAGCCGGATGCAGTCGCTGCTCGGAAAGGTGACCGTCGAGGACGGCGTACAGGCGTGGCCGCTGTCGGGCATGACGGCCAACCACTACGGACGCGGTCGCGCCGCCTTTATCGGCGAAGCAGGTCATGCCTTCCCGCCGATCGGTGCACAGGGGCTCAATCTCAGTCTTCGTGATATCGCAGCACTTGAAGACATCCTGATCGACCGCCGCGGCGATCAGATCACATCCTCAGCCGGCGATCGCTTCGACCGCAAACGGCGGCTCGATATTTCCAGCCGCACCGTCAGCGTCGACCTTTTGAACCGCTCGCTGCTTTCGGGGCTGCTGCCGGTGCAGATGATGCGCGCGGCAGGCCTGCAGGTGCTGGCAAGCTTTGCGCCACTGCGCAATCTGGTGATGCAGGAAGGTGTGGCACCCGGCCGCGGGCTGAAAAGCTTGCCGCAGGTGTTACGGGAAAAGATCCGGCGGTAA
- the pcsA gene encoding phosphatidylcholine synthase, with the protein MKIFNYKRVPYAEIRAFSVHILTASGSFLAFLGVVAAAEHRFVDMFWWLGLALLVDGIDGPIARKVRVKEVLPNWSGDTLDNIIDYVTYVLLPAFALYQSGMIGEPWSFVAAGLIVVSSAIYYADMGMKTDEYFFSGFPVVWNMLVFTLFVIDASATTALVAVLVSVVLTFLPIHFLHPVRVKRLRGLNMAVFLLWCAFGGYALLLHFDTPYWVVAGTVVTGLYLYLIGGILQFFPSLGRTAH; encoded by the coding sequence ATGAAGATCTTCAACTACAAACGGGTTCCCTACGCGGAAATCCGCGCGTTCTCGGTCCACATCCTGACCGCATCAGGGTCGTTCCTGGCTTTTTTAGGCGTGGTTGCAGCGGCTGAACATCGCTTCGTCGATATGTTCTGGTGGCTCGGTCTGGCGCTTTTGGTCGATGGTATCGACGGCCCGATCGCCCGCAAGGTGCGTGTCAAGGAAGTCCTGCCCAACTGGTCAGGCGATACGCTCGACAATATCATCGACTACGTCACCTATGTTTTGCTCCCGGCATTTGCGCTTTATCAGAGCGGCATGATCGGTGAGCCCTGGTCCTTCGTCGCCGCAGGCCTGATCGTCGTCTCGAGTGCCATATACTACGCCGACATGGGCATGAAGACGGATGAGTATTTCTTCTCCGGTTTTCCCGTGGTCTGGAACATGTTGGTCTTCACGCTCTTCGTCATCGATGCCAGTGCGACAACCGCGCTTGTCGCGGTCTTGGTCTCGGTCGTCCTGACCTTCCTGCCGATCCATTTCCTGCATCCCGTCCGCGTCAAGCGGCTGCGTGGGCTCAATATGGCGGTCTTCCTGCTATGGTGCGCCTTTGGCGGATATGCCCTCCTGCTGCATTTCGACACGCCTTACTGGGTGGTTGCGGGAACCGTGGTGACGGGCCTTTATTTGTATCTCATCGGGGGAATCCTGCAGTTTTTCCCGAGCCTTGGCCGCACCGCTCACTGA